The genomic DNA GATGTAATGCTTCAGATAATGTTTGCGGTTTAACTTAAGACCAAGGTAGTTCATCAGAATGAATACGATAATCGCAAGCCCGGCCGTCACCGATACGTCCGCCGTAGGCGATTTCCACCAAAGCAGCTCGACATGGTTCCCATCGCTAAGACCTCTTGTCGCTTCAATAATGAAGCCCAGGAAGGTCTCTTCTTTGTGAGTCTCTGTAATAATACTGAAAGGCAATCCAAGCAGGTTGGATACGAAAATGAACAGAATGAGCGTAAGTCCCAGGGATATGTAAGGCTTACCCTTCTTCAAATCCATCGCGCTTCCGACAATCCCCTGGACAAATTCGACAACCCATTCCATAAAATTTTGCATTTTGGAAGGGTTTTCGACGGAAAGATTGCTAACAGCCAGCCTGCATAAAACAAACACAATTAGCGAACTGACCAGCAGCATGAAAATTGCCGAAAGATCGAGGTTGAATCCCCCAAGATTAATCACCGGTGCTGAATGCATGTGTTAATGTTCACCCCTTTCCCGATTAAGCTGTTAAGATTTGTTTCGGAGCCCGATCACAATGCTCGCCGGGATGGTCAGTAGCTGCGGCACAAACAGTCCGATAATGGCGGATATCAGCGATATCTGCTCGAACTTTGCCGCAACCATGACTGTAATGAATACCAGACAAATTCTAGTAATGAAACCAAAATTGAATTTACGCTGCTCCTGGCTGACTGCAAGCTCGACCAGCTGCCGCACCTTGATGGATAAATACCGGACATACAGCAATCCGACGGCTAATCCCAGAAACAACCCGGCTAAAAACGGCCGATATTCCGGAGCAAAAGCCCAGCCAAAAAGAACTGCGGACAATAACAGGAACGTTAACCGGGATACCGCTGTAACAATGGAACCCAAATCATCCATTTTGCGCCCCCAAAAACTTTTTGATAAGTACGAATATGTTGACGATTCCTGACAAGAGGCCGATTATAGCTCCAATGGCAACCCAATAATTCGGACCACCAAACCGCTCCACCAGCCATCTTGCACCCAAAAAGCCGATCACAATATACATAGCCAGCAAAAAGCCCGCTCCACCGATGGCAGCGACAGTAATCCAAGGATTACCATTATTATCAGGAATTTTCATATCGGACAATCCCAACTTATTTTACTGAATGTGTCTACTTTTTGTCAACGAATGCATTCAAAACCGTACAGTATAACTGTATGCTATCTCGTTCAAAAACACAATTATTGATCATTCGAATTTATGAACTTTCTGTGAAAATCCTCTGGACGATGATCAATTACACCGAAATGGTGATATATCGCATTGACAATTCTTTCAGATGCCTTTCCATCTCCGTAAGGATTTGCCGCACGGCTCATAGATTCATACAGCGAACCATCCGTCAACAACGCCTTGATCCGTTCATAAACCATCTCCTCATCCGTACCGACAAGTTCAAGCGTTCCTGCCTCAATCCCCTCCGGGCGCTCCGTCGTATCGCGGAGTACAAGCACTGGGACGCCAAAGGAAGGAGCCTCCTCCTGCATGCCGCCGGAATCCGTCACGATCAGATGAGTATGCGGATAAATGTTGTGGAAATCCACAACGTCAAGAGGCTCGATCAGCTTGATGCGCGGATGGCCTCCCAATGTGGCATGTGCCGGCTCTCTAACCGGAGGGCTAGGATGCACCGGGTAGACGATGGCGACATCCTCGAACTCGTCAGCAATGCGCTTTACAGCACGGAAAATGTTCATATGCGGCTCGCCTTGCGATTCCCGGCGGTGAGCCGTCATCAGAATCAGCCGTTTTCCGGCAGCGAAGTCCAGCGCTGAGTTCCAATAATTAGGCTGTACTGTATATTGAAACACATCAGTTATTGTGTTGCCTGTGATATATATACTTGACTCCGGCTTATTTTCCTTGCGCAAATTGTTGGCTGACCACTCGGTCGGGGCAAAATGCAGATCCGCCAGAACCCCCGTTAATTGGCGGTTCATCTCCTCGGGATATGGCGACCATTTATTCCAAGTGCGCAGTCCTGCCTCGACATGCCCGATTTTAATACCCTGCAGAAAAGCCGCATAGCTGGCCAAAAAAGTAGTCAGGGTATCCCCATGGACAAGCACGATATCCGGCTTCGCTTCACGCAGAACGCTCTCCAGGCCGCCCAGAACCCGTATCGTGATTTCATTCAGGGTCTGGTTCGGCTTCATGACATCCAGGTCATAGTCCGGAACGATTTTGAACACCTCGAGCACCTGGTCCAGCATCTCGCGATGCTGTGCCGTAACGCAAACCATCGATTCGATATGGTCCTGATGCTTCTGCAGCTCAAGAATTAACGGGGCCATCTTGATCGCTTCAGGCCTGACGCCAAAAATTGTCATTACCTTGATTTTAGACATGATTATTCCTTTCCTTAATTAATATCGCTTACTTTACTTTGTTCCGTAGAGCCGGTCGCCCGCGTCTCCCAATCCCGGAACGATGTAGCCATGCTCATCCAGACGCTCATCCAGCGCAGCAACATAAATGTCCACATCCGGGTGAGCTTCCTGAACGGCTTGTACACCTTCAGGCGCCGCAATCAGGTTCATCATTTTAATTTGCGTGCAGCCGCGCTTCTTCAGCACATCGATCGCTGCGATCGCCGATCCGCCCGTAGCCAGCATCGGGTCGATCACAATAAGCTCGCGCTCCTGAACGTCCGTCGGCAGCTTCACATAATATTCGACAGGCTGCAGGGTCTGCGGATCGCGGAACAGTCCCACATGGCCTACCTTGGCCGCAGGAAGCAGCTTCAGCACGCCATCAAGCATGCCCAAGCCTGCGCGAAGAATCGGAATTAATCCGAGCATCCGGCCGGAAATCACCTTCGCCTCGGTTTCGCAGACAGGCGTCTGTACTTTTATGGATTCCAACGGAACTTCTCTCGTAATTTCATAGGCCATCAGCGTAGCCACTTCATCCACTAATTCACGGAAATCCTTCGTGTTCGTTTGCATGTCTCGAATAAAAGTCAGTTTGTGTTGAATCAAAGGGTGATCACATACCACCAATTTTCCCATATTTGTCCCTCCGGTTTATAGCTGAGTCTTCTCAAGTTGACGATCCTTTACATCCAATGATGCACAAATCCTGTTTATTATATCACTGTCTTTTTCCGATTGCCACGAACTGTATCAACCTGACTTCCGCCTTGCATCTAATGGCCTAATGAAAATAATTTACCAGCTTATTTCTATGAAGGCAGTCCCTCATTAATTCTATAAAAAAAGGCGCCCCTTACCTTCAGGTATCGGGACGCCACTCGTCAGCTTCTTCAGCCTCAATTATTCGTAACGCAGCTCAGGGTACAGCGGGAATTGATCCGTTAACGCGCTAACCTGTTTGCGGGCCTGCTCCAAGACAGACTCGTCCTTGGAATTTTTAAGAACGTTGGCAATAATTTGTCCGATTGTTTTCATCGCCGCTTCATCCATGCCGCGGGAGGTAGCCGCAGGCGTACCGATGCGGATTCCGCTGGTGACGAACGGGCTGGTAGGATCAAAAGGAATAGCATTTTTGTTCACGGTAATGCCGATTGAATCAAGCACATGCTCCGCATCCTTGCCCGTGATGTTCAGGTTGCGGGTATCGATCAGCATCAGATGGTTGTCCGTACCGCCGGACACCAGATTGAGCCCTTCGCCAACCAGCGTTTCAGCCAATACTTTCGCATTCTTGACGACGTTCTCTGCATAAGTCTTGAACGATGGCTGCAGAGCTTCCCCCAAGGCAACCGCTTTGGAAGCAATAACATGCATGAGCGGACCGCCTTGTGTTCCCGGGAATACTGCTTTATCGATCGCCGCTGCCCAAGGCTTGCGGCAGAGGATCATGCCGCCGCGCGGACCGCGAAGCGTCTTGTGCGTCGTTGTTGTCACAAAATGCGCATGAGGAACCGGATTCGGATGAAGACCAGCAGCAACCAGGCCCGCGATATGAGCCATGTCTACCATAAAGAGCGCGCCAACATCATTGGCAATGGAAGCCAGTTTCTCGAAGTCAATAATGCGCGGATAAGCGCTGGCTCCAGCTACGATCAGGCGAGGGCGGTGTTTGAAAGCCGCTTTGCGCACTTCATCATAATCGATAAGGAACGTATCTTCCTGTACGCCGTAAGCTACAAAGTTATAAAGCAGACCAGAGGCATTAACCGGGCTTCCGTGCGTCAAGTGTCCGCCATGGGCCAGG from Paenibacillus woosongensis includes the following:
- the atpB gene encoding F0F1 ATP synthase subunit A encodes the protein MHSAPVINLGGFNLDLSAIFMLLVSSLIVFVLCRLAVSNLSVENPSKMQNFMEWVVEFVQGIVGSAMDLKKGKPYISLGLTLILFIFVSNLLGLPFSIITETHKEETFLGFIIEATRGLSDGNHVELLWWKSPTADVSVTAGLAIIVFILMNYLGLKLNRKHYLKHYIEPYPFFLPLNIIENLAKPVALAIRLFANIFAGEVLITVILKMGFLGIPFLAVWQGFSIFVGALQAFIFTILTMVYIAQTTIHEEDH
- a CDS encoding ATP synthase subunit I, with the protein product MDDLGSIVTAVSRLTFLLLSAVLFGWAFAPEYRPFLAGLFLGLAVGLLYVRYLSIKVRQLVELAVSQEQRKFNFGFITRICLVFITVMVAAKFEQISLISAIIGLFVPQLLTIPASIVIGLRNKS
- a CDS encoding AtpZ/AtpI family protein, with the translated sequence MKIPDNNGNPWITVAAIGGAGFLLAMYIVIGFLGARWLVERFGGPNYWVAIGAIIGLLSGIVNIFVLIKKFLGAQNG
- the wecB gene encoding non-hydrolyzing UDP-N-acetylglucosamine 2-epimerase; this translates as MSKIKVMTIFGVRPEAIKMAPLILELQKHQDHIESMVCVTAQHREMLDQVLEVFKIVPDYDLDVMKPNQTLNEITIRVLGGLESVLREAKPDIVLVHGDTLTTFLASYAAFLQGIKIGHVEAGLRTWNKWSPYPEEMNRQLTGVLADLHFAPTEWSANNLRKENKPESSIYITGNTITDVFQYTVQPNYWNSALDFAAGKRLILMTAHRRESQGEPHMNIFRAVKRIADEFEDVAIVYPVHPSPPVREPAHATLGGHPRIKLIEPLDVVDFHNIYPHTHLIVTDSGGMQEEAPSFGVPVLVLRDTTERPEGIEAGTLELVGTDEEMVYERIKALLTDGSLYESMSRAANPYGDGKASERIVNAIYHHFGVIDHRPEDFHRKFINSNDQ
- the upp gene encoding uracil phosphoribosyltransferase; translation: MGKLVVCDHPLIQHKLTFIRDMQTNTKDFRELVDEVATLMAYEITREVPLESIKVQTPVCETEAKVISGRMLGLIPILRAGLGMLDGVLKLLPAAKVGHVGLFRDPQTLQPVEYYVKLPTDVQERELIVIDPMLATGGSAIAAIDVLKKRGCTQIKMMNLIAAPEGVQAVQEAHPDVDIYVAALDERLDEHGYIVPGLGDAGDRLYGTK
- the glyA gene encoding serine hydroxymethyltransferase — protein: MDQLKKQDPAVLEAMNLELKRQRNNIELIASENIVSEAVIEAMGSVLTNKYAEGYPGKRYYGGCEHVDIVEDIARDRAKELFGAEHANVQPHSGAQANLAVYLAALNPGDTVLGMNLAHGGHLTHGSPVNASGLLYNFVAYGVQEDTFLIDYDEVRKAAFKHRPRLIVAGASAYPRIIDFEKLASIANDVGALFMVDMAHIAGLVAAGLHPNPVPHAHFVTTTTHKTLRGPRGGMILCRKPWAAAIDKAVFPGTQGGPLMHVIASKAVALGEALQPSFKTYAENVVKNAKVLAETLVGEGLNLVSGGTDNHLMLIDTRNLNITGKDAEHVLDSIGITVNKNAIPFDPTSPFVTSGIRIGTPAATSRGMDEAAMKTIGQIIANVLKNSKDESVLEQARKQVSALTDQFPLYPELRYE